One window of the Salminus brasiliensis chromosome 1, fSalBra1.hap2, whole genome shotgun sequence genome contains the following:
- the bmp2b gene encoding bone morphogenetic protein 2b isoform X2: protein MVAAVRSVTALLLLAQVLLGGVAAALVPDVERRRPGEQSSSFLREFELRLLNMFGLKRRPTPSGDAVVPHYMLELYHMHAGGGGGEQEQQQQGARRRRADRAASRANTIRSFHHEEAFEALSSLKGKTTQQFFFNLTSVPAEELITAAELRIFRDQVLGDFTKSNSSVAGGFHRINIFEVFRPAQSSSEEPLTRLLDTRLVQDSHSRWESFDVGSAVARWTAHSHHNHGLLVEVLHPEETGGEKEAERDRRRHVRVSRSLHGDEDSWPQSRPLLVTYSHDGQGTPLLQPHREKRQARRGPKQRRKPHQRTNCRRHPLYVDFSDVGWNEWIVAPPGYHAFYCHGECPFPLSDHLNSTNHAIVQTLVNSVNSNIPRACCVPTELSPISLLYLDEYEKVVLKNYQDMVVEGCGCR from the exons ATGGTGGCCGCGGTGCGCTCCGTcacagcgctgctgctgctcgcTCAGGTGCTGCTAGGAGGCGTCGCCGCCGCGCTCGTGCCCGACGTGGAGCGGCGCAGGCCCGGCGAGCAGAGCTCGAGCTTCCTGCGCGAGTTCGAGCTGCGCCTGCTCAACATGTTCGGCCTGAAGCGCAGACCCACGCCCAGCGGCGACGCCGTCGTGCCCCACTACATGCTCGAGCTCTACCACATGCACGCGGGGGGTGGCGGAGgagagcaggagcagcagcagcagggcgcGAGGAGGAGGCGCGCGGACAGGGCGGCCAGCAGGGCCAACACCATCAGGAGCTTCCATCATGAAG AAGCTTTTGAGGCCCTGTCTAGTCTGAAAGGAAAGACTACACAGCAGTTCTTCTTCAACCTCACCTCAGTGCCAGCAGAGGAGCTAATCACAGCGGCGGAGCTGCGCATCTTCAGAGACCAAGTGCTAGGTGACTTTACAAAAAGCAACAGCAGTGTCGCAGGGGGATTTCACCGCATAAACATTTTTGAGGTGTTCAGGCCAGCTCAGTCCTCTTCAGAGGAACCTCTCACCAGGCTGCTGGACACTCGCCTGGTGCAGGACTCTCATTCGCGATGGGAGAGCTTTGACGTGGGCTCAGCAGTGGCGCGCTGGACCGCACACTCGCACCACAACCACGGCCTCCTGGTGGAGGTGCTTCACCCTGAGGAGACCGGCGGAGAGAAGGAGGCCGAGAGGGACAGGAGGAGGCACGTGAGGGTGAGCCGTTCCCTGCACGGGGACGAGGACTCTTGGCCGCAGTCCCGGCCGCTGCTGGTTACTTACAGCCACGACGGTCAGGGCACACCCCTCCTGCAGCCCCACAGAGAGAAGCGGCAGGCGCGACGAGGGCCCAAGCAGCGGCGGAAACCACACCAGCGCACCAACTGCCGCCGGCACCCGCTTTACGTGGACTTTAGCGACGTGGGCTGGAATGAGTGGATTGTGGCCCCGCCTGGCTACCATGCCTTCTACTGCCATGGCGAGTGCCCCTTTCCGCTGTCTGACCACCTCAACTCCACAAACCACGCCATCGTCCAGACTTTGGTGAACTCAGTTAACTCCAACATTCCTCGGGCCTGCTGCGTTCCCACAGAACTCAGTCCCATCTCTCTACTCTACCTGGACGAGTATGAAAAAGTTGTGCTGAAAAACTATCAGGACATGGTTGTAGAGGGCTGCGGTTGCCGGTGA
- the bmp2b gene encoding bone morphogenetic protein 2b isoform X1, which translates to MALWGSSSCISDSLFSPSLLRICVSMVAAVRSVTALLLLAQVLLGGVAAALVPDVERRRPGEQSSSFLREFELRLLNMFGLKRRPTPSGDAVVPHYMLELYHMHAGGGGGEQEQQQQGARRRRADRAASRANTIRSFHHEEAFEALSSLKGKTTQQFFFNLTSVPAEELITAAELRIFRDQVLGDFTKSNSSVAGGFHRINIFEVFRPAQSSSEEPLTRLLDTRLVQDSHSRWESFDVGSAVARWTAHSHHNHGLLVEVLHPEETGGEKEAERDRRRHVRVSRSLHGDEDSWPQSRPLLVTYSHDGQGTPLLQPHREKRQARRGPKQRRKPHQRTNCRRHPLYVDFSDVGWNEWIVAPPGYHAFYCHGECPFPLSDHLNSTNHAIVQTLVNSVNSNIPRACCVPTELSPISLLYLDEYEKVVLKNYQDMVVEGCGCR; encoded by the exons ATGGCACTCTGGGGAAGCAGCAGCTGCATTTCTGACAgcctcttctctccttctcttcttagGATCTGCGTGAGCATGGTGGCCGCGGTGCGCTCCGTcacagcgctgctgctgctcgcTCAGGTGCTGCTAGGAGGCGTCGCCGCCGCGCTCGTGCCCGACGTGGAGCGGCGCAGGCCCGGCGAGCAGAGCTCGAGCTTCCTGCGCGAGTTCGAGCTGCGCCTGCTCAACATGTTCGGCCTGAAGCGCAGACCCACGCCCAGCGGCGACGCCGTCGTGCCCCACTACATGCTCGAGCTCTACCACATGCACGCGGGGGGTGGCGGAGgagagcaggagcagcagcagcagggcgcGAGGAGGAGGCGCGCGGACAGGGCGGCCAGCAGGGCCAACACCATCAGGAGCTTCCATCATGAAG AAGCTTTTGAGGCCCTGTCTAGTCTGAAAGGAAAGACTACACAGCAGTTCTTCTTCAACCTCACCTCAGTGCCAGCAGAGGAGCTAATCACAGCGGCGGAGCTGCGCATCTTCAGAGACCAAGTGCTAGGTGACTTTACAAAAAGCAACAGCAGTGTCGCAGGGGGATTTCACCGCATAAACATTTTTGAGGTGTTCAGGCCAGCTCAGTCCTCTTCAGAGGAACCTCTCACCAGGCTGCTGGACACTCGCCTGGTGCAGGACTCTCATTCGCGATGGGAGAGCTTTGACGTGGGCTCAGCAGTGGCGCGCTGGACCGCACACTCGCACCACAACCACGGCCTCCTGGTGGAGGTGCTTCACCCTGAGGAGACCGGCGGAGAGAAGGAGGCCGAGAGGGACAGGAGGAGGCACGTGAGGGTGAGCCGTTCCCTGCACGGGGACGAGGACTCTTGGCCGCAGTCCCGGCCGCTGCTGGTTACTTACAGCCACGACGGTCAGGGCACACCCCTCCTGCAGCCCCACAGAGAGAAGCGGCAGGCGCGACGAGGGCCCAAGCAGCGGCGGAAACCACACCAGCGCACCAACTGCCGCCGGCACCCGCTTTACGTGGACTTTAGCGACGTGGGCTGGAATGAGTGGATTGTGGCCCCGCCTGGCTACCATGCCTTCTACTGCCATGGCGAGTGCCCCTTTCCGCTGTCTGACCACCTCAACTCCACAAACCACGCCATCGTCCAGACTTTGGTGAACTCAGTTAACTCCAACATTCCTCGGGCCTGCTGCGTTCCCACAGAACTCAGTCCCATCTCTCTACTCTACCTGGACGAGTATGAAAAAGTTGTGCTGAAAAACTATCAGGACATGGTTGTAGAGGGCTGCGGTTGCCGGTGA